The window attgatgaataatagaaactatttgatctataattacctatcaaaactcaaaaaagtttaattttcacataaatctgatactgaatccagattcaaatcaaaatgtagaattcaaactgaatacgggccgttacggcaacgcgcggtcaccgcttggcaaccgcgttccatgtgaacggtatcTAATTATCCACCGCTCATTCAACCGCGCGTAgaccgcttgtcatgtgaacgtgctctaattgtaataaattattcgttaagatggttgaaaatccataaaccaatgaaattttcaattacgaataattaatgacatttcatgaaatgtcaaatttagttatctaaatttcaatattagtttctatgttttccggaagtcatagactacttcactcagttagaaattgtagtattttcttagttcttcctcgataactttttcgTATTCAGTGTATTAGGGAGCGGTTATATGGTTTAGATATTTGTACAACAAGAAGTACTTCTACTATCAGTTTTAACAAGTGTATTTGTCTAACAAGATTACACGGCAAGCATGGCGTTACTAGCGGCCATTGTTCTTGTACATCTGTAACTGTCATGTGCATAGACTGGATACTCATAGAATAGCATGTGACATATCAATGTTGCCAACATACTATTTTACATATTTGATATAATACATCTCCCCTTTTATAAATCCAACTTGTTGGGTCTTTTAACAAAACGACCAGAACGTGTTGTACCTATAACTGGTTTCTTAAGTATAGGGGAGTCAACATGAAAATCTGATGACTTTCTTAATACTACATTGTTAGAAGAACTCGCAATGTTTTCATGCTCATTACTTAGCATATTATTTTCTATTGGTTCTGATGATTCAGAATTTGGCTGAGCCTCAATCATTTTTAGATAGTTTTATATCATGACGATTTCTTCTAACATTATTTCCCATGTTATTCTTAACTATATAAGATCTAGGAGCCTCATGTTTGTTTACAATAACACCTGGTTCCCTTGTCTTTTGGTAATGATTATAAATAGTTACATTATCATCTTTGTTGAGTACAGGCAAATTTTTATTACgtgttttattaaaattatatagATTAATCTCTCTTTTCTTTTCTAACTTCTCATGAACATTCTGACACAATTCAGGATGTAGTAACCTATCAGAAATTGGTACCTTAGTTTTACATCTACGACTAAGCAATAATTGTGCTGGAGAATAATCCATATATTTGAGTGGTGAATTTCTATAATTTAACAAAGCACTATCAATATCCTTCCTTTCcgattttttaaaaatattctttgCTATGGATACAGCCTTTTCAGCCAACCCATTTGAGCGTGCAAAATGTGGACTTCTGAACAGTAATCTAAAATTCCAAGAATCAGCGAATTTTCTAAAATGTAAACTGTTGAAGGGTACATTATCTGCTACTAGAGAGTCTGGGGGACCAAACCTAGCAAATACAGGTCTTATTGCTTTTATGGTAGAATAAGCACTTTTATCTGGGATCGGTAGTATTTCCAACCAATTTGAGTAAGCATCAAATAGTACTATATAACTTTGATTACTATAAGTGAATATATCAGTTCCCAAGCGTTCCCAGGGTCTTTGAGGTAATGGATAAGGTAACAGAGATTGTTTAGGATTTTTACGAGCAAATCTTTCACACTTTTTACAAGATTTCACAAAATGCTCAACATCCTTTGCCTGTCCTGGCCAATAAAATATGCTCCTCGCCAAAGCTTTGgttttttcaatgccaaaatgaCCTTGATGTAACAACTGAAGCATCTCAGCTTTCATTTTTATAGGTAAtactaatttatttttaaagAATATTAAATCACTTTCAACATAAAGCTCTTctctaattttgaaaaaatgtttaagTTCtcctataattttatttttatcaggCCAACAAGTATCAATAAATGTTTTCACCTGCTTCAAAACAAGATCATTATTTATTTCCCCACTAATTTGTAATTTACGTTTATCTGATATTGGTAAATATTTTGTCACGCAATGAACAGAATATTCTATTTCTGCATTGGATTTTAAATCTGGATTATTCAAAAAAGCTCGCGATAAAGCATCAGCTATAAATAGATATTTTCCTGGTTTATATTTAATTGTCACATTGTATCTTAATAATTTCAGTCTCATTCTTTGTACTCTTGGAGTTGCTGACGATAACTCCTTCTTAAATATTGATTCAAGTGGTTTATGATCACTATTGATCAGCACTGGTAAACCATAtatgaagaaatgaaatttctgtACACTAAAAAGAATTGCTAAACACTCTTTTTCAATTTGACTGTATTTGACTTCGCTTTTTGTTAAGCTTCGTGAAGCGAATGCGATAGGATGACCATCCTGTATAAGGACACTTCCTAACCCATCTTTCGAACTATCTGTTTCTATTACAATAGGTTTCTTAGGATCAAAGAACGATAAAACAGGTGCATTGACAATTAATTGTTTAAGATTGTCAACCGCTGCTTGATGTTCTGCTGACCACTGCCACTCAACATCATTTCTTGTCAAATTTCTTAATGATGCACTAATTTTCGACATATTTGGTATAAATTTACTAACATATTTAACCATGCCTAAAAATCTTAACAACTGAGTTTTATTTTGGGGATTCGGCATTTTAATAATAGCATCTGTATAACTTTCATTAGTAGAGATTCCTTTCTTAGAAAATATTTGACCCATATATCTGACATTATCCTTTTTGAactgaattttggaaaaattaaattttaaattatatttaacaGCTCTATCAAGAActtcttttaaatttttgtcATGTTCAGCTTCTGTTTCGCCTATTATGATCAGGTCATCAAAATATAATCCAACACCATCAATATCACCAAATACCTTATAGTTTTTCTTTTGGAATGCTTCTGGCGCCGAATTAATACCAAATGCCAATCTAGTGAATTGATACCTTCCAAAAGGCGTACCAAAGGTGCACAAATCACAGCTTGCCTCATCTAAAGCAATCTGCCAATACCCATCCTTCATATCAAGAACGCTAAAGAATCTTTTGTTACttaatttgtatgaaatttctTCAAGAGATGGTATAAGAAAGTGTTCGCGTTTGATGCTTTCATTCAAACTTTTTGGATCAAGACACAATCTTATATCACCATTAGGTTTTTCTACAATTACTAGTGGATGTAAAAAAGACGTTGGTTTGTCAACCTTCTTTATAACACCTAATCTACACATATCATCaagtttattttttaatttatttcttaaAGTTTGTGGCACACGTCTGATTGGTGAAATTGTAGGTACTGCATTATCTTTCAACGTTATATGATAATCATTCGGAAATCTACCTAAACCTTTGAATACCTGAGGATACTTGGACTTCAATTCCTCGAGTGATCTGAAATTTGTATTAACATTTTTTACCACATTATCAACTCGTCTGATTAATTTCAATGCCATACAACCAGCTAAACCGAGTAATGGAACTTGATTTTTACAATCGACtacaatgaaatcaacaattgcA is drawn from Harmonia axyridis chromosome 7, icHarAxyr1.1, whole genome shotgun sequence and contains these coding sequences:
- the LOC123685297 gene encoding uncharacterized protein K02A2.6-like encodes the protein MDSLRVLANLPVDIERLTTWAKCSLMVSEMLFTILIEMESEIILRDFYVDDLLSGADTEEEARHIQSEIINLLKKVGFNIRKWKFNKKLKNPANLLLDDKSGPTRTLELRMSTNQKEMIMQEIWKNNTSWDESPPEQIRNAWKNFKIELPKLEEIQVQRWIHLNRSQHLELHGFSDASLKAYGAAVYTKTMDNSGKIQVRLLTSKTKVAPLRNTKTIPQLELCAALLLAKLIKRCITALEHNNTKIYAWSDSKVVLSWINADAGKWKAFIAIRVQCIQKLLGQKSAKGKYCGYKHDTKKKCPALGKTCAICQGRNHFASVCRNKGKKNQTRKGNETSERRKKVDDVQKKEDRTDQEDSDSDEFFVDSVKSVGAVGVNKEEDTMWKQKLIFDGKEIEFKLDTGAEVSILPAYVLDRCKILKVKPTKVTLVAYGSDKFKIRPIGEISLECSCKNRNAIVDFIVVDCKNQVPLLGLAGCMALKLIRRVDNVVKNVNTNFRSLEELKSKYPQVFKGLGRFPNDYHITLKDNAVPTISPIRRVPQTLRNKLKNKLDDMCRLGVIKKVDKPTSFLHPLVIVEKPNGDIRLCLDPKSLNESIKREHFLIPSLEEISYKLSNKRFFSVLDMKDGYWQIALDEASCDLCTFGTPFGRYQFTRLAFGINSAPEAFQKKNYKVFGDIDGVGLYFDDLIIIGETEAEHDKNLKEVLDRAVKYNLKFNFSKIQFKKDNVRYMGQIFSKKGISTNESYTDAIIKMPNPQNKTQLLRFLGMVKYVSKFIPNMSKISASLRNLTRNDVEWQWSAEHQAAVDNLKQLIVNAPVLSFFDPKKPIVIETDSSKDGLGSVLIQDGHPIAFASRSLTKSEVKYSQIEKECLAILFSVQKFHFFIYGLPVLINSDHKPLESIFKKELSSATPRVQRMRLKLLRYNVTIKYKPGKYLFIADALSRAFLNNPDLKSNAEIEYSVHCVTKYLPISDKRKLQISGEINNDLVLKQVKTFIDTCWPDKNKIIGELKHFFKIREELYVESDLIFFKNKLVLPIKMKAEMLQLLHQGHFGIEKTKALARSIFYWPGQAKDVEHFVKSCKKCERFARKNPKQSLLPYPLPQRPWERLGTDIFTYSNQSYIVLFDAYSNWLEILPIPDKSAYSTIKAIRPVFARFGPPDSLVADNVPFNSLHFRKFADSWNFRLLFRSPHFARSNGLAEKAVSIAKNIFKKSERKDIDSALLNYRNSPLKYMDYSPAQLLLSRRCKTKVPISDRLLHPELCQNVHEKLEKKREINLYNFNKTRNKNLPVLNKDDNVTIYNHYQKTREPGVIVNKHEAPRSYIVKNNMGNNVRRNRHDIKLSKND